The Echeneis naucrates chromosome 10, fEcheNa1.1, whole genome shotgun sequence genome has a window encoding:
- the kcnip1a gene encoding Kv channel-interacting protein 1 isoform X3: protein MGAVVGTLTMQTKQRRPSRDKADDDLEMTMVCHRPEGLDQLEAQTNFSKRELQVLYRGFKNECPSGVVNEETFKQIYSQFFPHGDASTYAHYLFNAFDAAHSGSIKFEDFVTALSILLRGTVTEKLQWTFNLYDINRDGYINKEEMTDIVRAIYDMMGKYTYPVLKTDAPKQHVDAFFQKMDKNRDGVVTLDEFILSCQEDENIMRSLQLFENVI from the exons ATGGGGGCCGTGGTGGGTACGCTGACCATGCAGACCAAGCAGAGGAGGCCATCCAGGG ATAAAGCTGATGATGACTTGGAGATGACCATGGTGTGCCACCGACCAGAGGGCCTGGACCAGCTAGAAGCTCAAACTAACTTTAGCAAACGAGAGCTCCAAGTGCTCTATCGCGGCTTCAAGAAT gAGTGTCCAAGTGGTGTTGTAAATGAGGAAACCTTCAAGCAAATATACTCCCAGTTCTTCCCACATGGAG atgCCAGCACCTACGCACACTACCTGTTCAATGCATTTGATGCAGCACATAGCGGCTCCATAAAGTTTGAG gACTTTGTTACGGCTCTGTCCATCCTGCTGAGGGGCACCGTCACTGAGAAGCTCCAGTGGACGTTTAACCTCTACGACATCAACAGAGATGGGTACATCAACaaagag GAAATGACAGACATTGTCAGAGCGATATATGACATGATGGGGAAGTACACTTATCCTGTCTTGAAAACTGATGCACCCAAACAGCATGTGGATGCCTTCTTTCAG aaaatggacaaaaacagagatggCGTGGTCACTCTCGATGAATTCATCCTTTCTTGTCAAGAG gatgaaaacatcatgaggtctctgcagctctttgaaaACGTCATCTAG
- the kcnip1a gene encoding Kv channel-interacting protein 1 isoform X1, translated as MEREEQSENSLHAIAIFLLCCGAAKMLHLLGVISVEDKADDDLEMTMVCHRPEGLDQLEAQTNFSKRELQVLYRGFKNECPSGVVNEETFKQIYSQFFPHGDASTYAHYLFNAFDAAHSGSIKFEDFVTALSILLRGTVTEKLQWTFNLYDINRDGYINKEEMTDIVRAIYDMMGKYTYPVLKTDAPKQHVDAFFQKMDKNRDGVVTLDEFILSCQEDENIMRSLQLFENVI; from the exons atggagagagaggagcaaaGTGAGAATAGCTTACATGCTATAGCTATCTTTCTACTGTGCTGTGGGGCCGCCAAAATGCTGCACCTACTGGGAGTCATCAGTGTGGAGG ATAAAGCTGATGATGACTTGGAGATGACCATGGTGTGCCACCGACCAGAGGGCCTGGACCAGCTAGAAGCTCAAACTAACTTTAGCAAACGAGAGCTCCAAGTGCTCTATCGCGGCTTCAAGAAT gAGTGTCCAAGTGGTGTTGTAAATGAGGAAACCTTCAAGCAAATATACTCCCAGTTCTTCCCACATGGAG atgCCAGCACCTACGCACACTACCTGTTCAATGCATTTGATGCAGCACATAGCGGCTCCATAAAGTTTGAG gACTTTGTTACGGCTCTGTCCATCCTGCTGAGGGGCACCGTCACTGAGAAGCTCCAGTGGACGTTTAACCTCTACGACATCAACAGAGATGGGTACATCAACaaagag GAAATGACAGACATTGTCAGAGCGATATATGACATGATGGGGAAGTACACTTATCCTGTCTTGAAAACTGATGCACCCAAACAGCATGTGGATGCCTTCTTTCAG aaaatggacaaaaacagagatggCGTGGTCACTCTCGATGAATTCATCCTTTCTTGTCAAGAG gatgaaaacatcatgaggtctctgcagctctttgaaaACGTCATCTAG